A stretch of the Serratia marcescens genome encodes the following:
- a CDS encoding VirK/YbjX family protein: MSQLSYPLASARPLNGWQLMTALINGEKAPSNAWKKTSFRLKFLGRSLLNWRTTSGLLSTLASNPLLEEILSAQPNLPCKLHRPYLAANMNKIECLFALRDHYDLIVQRMPLKMRLGHLGPQPFLLASAMGKNEAPIALELAAIDKLNKEGEATLLLRNANGVMLAEITFALMHYQQQPTLFIGGLQGANHEVPHAEIQHTTKECHGLFPKRLVLEGICTLARHLGIRQIVAVGNATHIYQNWRYQSKKKDQLHADYDQFWLSMGAKPLDSGYFLLPERIARKPIEEIASKKRAEYRRRYQLLDELEQGLAAHFCAR; this comes from the coding sequence ATGTCACAGCTCAGCTACCCACTCGCCTCCGCCCGGCCGCTTAACGGCTGGCAACTGATGACGGCGCTGATCAATGGCGAAAAGGCGCCAAGCAACGCCTGGAAAAAAACCTCGTTTCGCCTGAAGTTTCTCGGCCGTTCGCTGCTCAACTGGCGCACCACCAGCGGCCTGCTCAGCACCCTGGCCAGCAACCCGCTGCTGGAGGAGATCCTGAGCGCGCAGCCGAACCTGCCGTGCAAACTGCATCGCCCCTACCTGGCAGCCAACATGAACAAGATCGAATGCCTGTTCGCCCTGCGCGATCATTACGATCTCATCGTGCAGCGCATGCCGCTGAAGATGCGCCTCGGCCACCTCGGCCCGCAGCCTTTCCTGCTAGCCAGCGCGATGGGCAAAAACGAAGCGCCGATCGCGCTGGAACTGGCGGCGATCGACAAACTGAATAAGGAAGGGGAAGCCACGCTGCTGCTGCGCAACGCCAACGGCGTGATGCTGGCGGAGATCACCTTTGCGCTGATGCATTATCAGCAGCAGCCGACGCTGTTTATCGGCGGCCTGCAGGGCGCAAACCATGAGGTGCCGCACGCCGAGATCCAGCACACCACCAAAGAGTGTCACGGCCTGTTCCCCAAACGGCTGGTGCTGGAAGGCATCTGTACGCTGGCGCGGCACCTCGGCATCCGCCAGATCGTAGCGGTCGGCAACGCCACCCATATCTATCAAAACTGGCGTTACCAGAGTAAGAAGAAAGACCAACTGCACGCCGATTACGATCAGTTCTGGCTGTCGATGGGCGCCAAACCGCTCGACAGCGGCTATTTCCTGCTGCCCGAGCGCATCGCTCGCAAGCCGATCGAAGAGATTGCCAGCAAGAAGCGCGCCGAGTATCGCCGCCGCTATCAGTTGCTGGACGAACTGGAACAGGGATTGGCGGCGCATTTCTGCGCCCGATAA